The following are encoded together in the Nocardia sp. XZ_19_385 genome:
- a CDS encoding MBL fold metallo-hydrolase encodes MSRIDRVITSGTFALDGGTWDVDNNIWLIGDDTEVLIIDAAHDTEPIVDAVGDRQVVGILCTHAHNDHITVAPNLSRHFDAPVFLHPADEVLWRMTHPDVDYQSLADKQRITVAGTDIDILHTPGHSPGSVSLHAPDLAALFTGDTLFSGGPGATGRSYSDFDTIIDSIRDRLLTLPEETTVHTGHGDTTTIGTEKPSLADWLARGH; translated from the coding sequence GTGAGTCGCATCGACCGCGTCATCACCTCGGGCACCTTCGCCCTCGACGGCGGCACCTGGGACGTCGACAACAACATCTGGCTGATCGGCGACGACACCGAGGTCCTCATCATCGATGCCGCGCACGACACCGAACCCATCGTCGACGCGGTGGGCGACCGCCAGGTTGTGGGCATCCTCTGCACCCACGCCCACAACGACCACATCACAGTGGCACCCAACCTCTCCCGCCACTTCGATGCGCCCGTCTTTCTGCACCCCGCCGACGAAGTCCTCTGGCGCATGACCCATCCCGACGTCGACTACCAATCCCTGGCCGACAAGCAACGAATCACGGTGGCGGGCACCGATATCGACATCCTGCACACCCCGGGCCACTCCCCCGGCTCGGTCTCCCTGCATGCCCCGGACCTTGCGGCGTTGTTCACCGGCGACACGCTGTTCTCCGGCGGCCCCGGCGCCACCGGCCGCTCCTACTCCGACTTCGACACCATCATCGACTCGATCCGCGACCGCCTGCTCACGCTCCCGGAGGAAACCACGGTCCACACCGGCCACGGCGACACCACGACCATCGGCACCGAAAAGCCGTCCCTCGCCGACTGGCTCGCGCGCGGCCACTGA
- a CDS encoding response regulator → MTTEVSGLAMTDKTAAPPPTKVLVVDDEPQIVRALRINLSVRGYEVMTAGTGTAALRIAADKHPDVVILDLGLPDIDGIDVLAGLRGWTSTPVIVLSARTDSADKVEALDAGADDYVTKPFGMDELLARLRAAVRRGAGDPGTHEPVVETASFTVDLALKKVTKNGAAVHLTPTEWGMLEMLVRNRGKLVGRKELLREVWGPAYATETHYLRVYLAQLRRKLEDDPAHPKHLLTEAGMGYRFQE, encoded by the coding sequence ATGACGACAGAGGTGAGTGGACTCGCGATGACAGACAAGACCGCGGCGCCGCCGCCGACCAAGGTACTGGTCGTCGACGACGAACCGCAGATCGTGCGCGCCCTGCGCATCAACCTGTCGGTGCGCGGCTACGAGGTGATGACCGCGGGCACCGGCACGGCAGCCTTGCGCATCGCCGCCGACAAACATCCCGATGTGGTGATCCTCGACCTCGGCCTGCCCGACATCGACGGGATCGATGTGCTCGCCGGCTTGCGTGGCTGGACCTCGACGCCGGTGATCGTGCTGTCGGCTCGCACCGACTCCGCCGACAAGGTCGAAGCGCTGGACGCGGGCGCCGACGACTACGTGACCAAACCCTTCGGCATGGACGAACTGCTGGCTCGGCTCCGGGCCGCGGTGCGCCGCGGCGCGGGCGATCCGGGAACGCACGAACCCGTGGTCGAGACCGCGTCGTTCACGGTCGACCTGGCCTTGAAGAAGGTCACCAAGAACGGCGCCGCCGTGCATCTGACGCCCACCGAGTGGGGCATGCTCGAGATGCTGGTCCGCAATCGCGGCAAGCTCGTCGGGCGCAAGGAGCTGCTGCGCGAGGTGTGGGGACCGGCCTACGCGACCGAAACCCATTATCTGCGGGTGTATCTGGCGCAGTTGCGGCGCAAGCTCGAGGACGATCCCGCGCACCCCAAGCACTTGCTCACCGAGGCCGGGATGGGGTACCGGTTTCAGGAATAG
- a CDS encoding S-(hydroxymethyl)mycothiol dehydrogenase, which yields MSETVRGVVARSKGAPVELVDIVIPDPGPHDVVVRVQACGVCHTDLHYREGGINDEFPFLLGHEAAGIVETVGSAVTHVETGDFVVLNWRAICGECRACKRGRPWYCFDSSNASRKMTLADGTELSPALGIGAFADKTLVHERQCTKVDPGTDPAVAGLLGCGVMAGIGAAMNTGNVSRGDTVAVIGCGGVGDAAVAGARLAGARTIIAIDRDARKLEWAKEFGATHTIDASSEDVVERIQELTDSFGADVVIEAVGRPETWKQAFYGRDLAGTVVLVGVPTPDMTLEMPLIDMFSRGGALKSSWYGDCLPERDFPLLIDLYRQGRLPLDRFVSERITIDEVEKAFHAMHAGEVLRSVVVL from the coding sequence GTGTCCGAGACCGTGCGCGGCGTCGTCGCCCGCAGTAAAGGCGCCCCTGTCGAACTCGTCGATATCGTGATCCCGGATCCCGGCCCGCACGATGTCGTGGTGCGCGTGCAGGCCTGCGGCGTGTGCCACACCGATCTGCACTACCGCGAGGGCGGGATCAACGACGAGTTCCCGTTCCTGCTCGGTCACGAAGCGGCGGGCATCGTGGAGACGGTGGGCAGCGCGGTCACCCACGTCGAAACCGGCGACTTCGTGGTGCTGAACTGGCGTGCGATCTGCGGCGAATGCCGAGCCTGTAAGCGCGGGCGCCCCTGGTACTGCTTCGATTCCAGCAACGCCAGCCGGAAGATGACGCTCGCCGACGGCACCGAACTCAGCCCCGCCCTCGGTATCGGCGCCTTCGCCGATAAGACCCTCGTGCACGAAAGGCAGTGCACCAAGGTCGATCCCGGCACCGACCCGGCCGTCGCCGGACTGCTCGGCTGTGGCGTGATGGCCGGTATCGGTGCCGCCATGAACACCGGAAACGTCTCGCGCGGTGACACTGTGGCGGTTATCGGCTGTGGCGGCGTCGGCGACGCGGCCGTCGCGGGCGCTCGCCTCGCCGGTGCCCGCACCATCATCGCCATCGACCGCGATGCCCGGAAACTGGAGTGGGCCAAGGAGTTCGGCGCCACCCACACCATCGACGCGTCGTCGGAGGACGTTGTCGAACGCATCCAGGAACTCACCGACAGCTTCGGCGCGGATGTCGTCATCGAGGCGGTCGGCCGCCCCGAAACCTGGAAGCAGGCCTTCTACGGTCGTGACCTCGCCGGCACCGTCGTCCTGGTCGGCGTCCCCACGCCCGACATGACGCTCGAGATGCCGCTGATCGACATGTTCTCCCGCGGCGGTGCGCTGAAGTCCTCCTGGTACGGCGACTGCCTCCCCGAACGCGACTTCCCGCTGCTGATCGACCTGTACCGGCAGGGCCGCCTCCCACTGGATCGCTTCGTCTCCGAGCGGATCACCATCGACGAGGTCGAGAAGGCTTTCCACGCCATGCACGCGGGCGAGGTCCTGCGCTCGGTGGTGGTCCTGTGA
- a CDS encoding glutathionylspermidine synthase family protein: MRRVRGTPRPGWKKIIEEQGLVYGSPGRDASGQPRPYWDESVHYEFDMDEILALEADVELLHSMCLNAVEQVILTERFRDFGLPEWTWAPITESWRRSDPYVYGRFDLRYDARRPAKLLEYNADTPTSLLEAAIIQWHWLTTQYPGDDQWNSLHEKLVERWTELRDVLPSAQLHFAWSSADGSGEDNVTTAYMQETAAEAGFDTIALPIEEVGFDTELDRFVDLAEAPIESIFKLYPWEWVLDDDFGKRVIASLPATMWVEPLWKTLLSNKAILAVLWEMYPGHPNLLPAYLDQPNELTEYIRKPKLGREGANMTIVGAGLETATGGVYGAEGFVYQLLDPLPEFDDMRPVLGAWMVGDSSAGLGIRETAGLITDDGAAFVPHRIPTT, translated from the coding sequence GTGCGGCGGGTACGCGGAACGCCCAGGCCTGGATGGAAGAAGATCATCGAGGAGCAGGGCCTCGTCTACGGTTCGCCCGGCCGCGATGCCAGTGGCCAGCCCCGCCCGTATTGGGACGAGTCGGTGCACTACGAGTTCGACATGGACGAAATCCTCGCGCTGGAAGCGGATGTCGAGCTACTGCACTCAATGTGCCTCAACGCCGTCGAGCAGGTGATCCTGACCGAGCGCTTCCGGGATTTCGGTCTGCCCGAATGGACTTGGGCGCCGATCACCGAATCCTGGCGGCGCAGTGACCCTTACGTGTACGGGCGGTTCGATCTGCGCTACGACGCGCGCCGGCCCGCGAAACTCCTTGAGTACAACGCGGATACGCCGACCTCACTGCTGGAGGCGGCGATCATCCAGTGGCACTGGCTGACCACGCAGTATCCCGGCGACGATCAGTGGAATTCGTTGCACGAGAAGCTCGTCGAGCGGTGGACCGAGTTGCGGGATGTGCTGCCCTCGGCGCAGCTGCATTTCGCGTGGTCGTCGGCCGATGGCTCCGGCGAGGACAACGTCACCACGGCTTACATGCAGGAGACCGCTGCCGAAGCCGGGTTCGACACCATCGCGCTGCCCATCGAGGAAGTCGGATTCGACACCGAGCTGGATCGTTTCGTGGATCTGGCCGAGGCGCCGATCGAGTCCATCTTCAAGCTCTACCCGTGGGAGTGGGTGCTCGACGACGACTTCGGTAAGCGGGTGATCGCGAGCCTGCCCGCGACCATGTGGGTCGAACCGCTGTGGAAGACGCTGCTGAGCAACAAGGCCATCCTCGCCGTGCTGTGGGAGATGTACCCCGGGCACCCGAATCTGTTGCCCGCCTACCTCGATCAGCCCAATGAGCTCACCGAATACATTCGCAAACCGAAACTGGGCCGCGAAGGCGCCAATATGACGATCGTCGGCGCGGGGCTGGAAACCGCGACCGGCGGCGTGTACGGCGCCGAAGGGTTCGTCTACCAATTGCTCGACCCGCTACCGGAATTCGACGATATGCGACCGGTCCTCGGTGCTTGGATGGTCGGGGACAGTTCCGCGGGCCTCGGCATCCGCGAGACCGCGGGCTTGATCACCGACGACGGCGCCGCCTTCGTTCCCCACCGCATCCCCACCACTTAA
- a CDS encoding acylphosphatase, with protein sequence MDGVRLSAWVHGTVQGVGFRWWTRSRALELGLSGYARNSRDGRVHVIAEGSRAAGEKLLGLLRSGETPGRVTLVVESWEPARGDMSGFEER encoded by the coding sequence ATGGACGGCGTCCGGCTGAGCGCGTGGGTGCACGGCACGGTGCAGGGAGTCGGGTTCCGCTGGTGGACCCGCTCCCGCGCACTGGAACTCGGGCTGAGCGGGTATGCCCGCAATTCGCGGGACGGACGCGTCCATGTCATCGCCGAAGGATCGCGGGCGGCCGGGGAGAAGTTGCTCGGCCTGTTGCGTTCCGGTGAAACACCTGGCCGGGTGACCCTGGTTGTGGAAAGCTGGGAGCCCGCGCGGGGTGATATGTCCGGATTCGAGGAGCGGTAG
- a CDS encoding alpha/beta fold hydrolase, with product MKWLLIRGLTRDARHWGDFPEKFAAAMNTEVHTIDPPGFGSQHHRTSPARIAAITDDIRARFGELRGAEKWSIMGISLGGMVTLDWIARYPGEFERAVVINSSAGNTATLWDRAQPAFLTRLFRSVARGELGDPDKFERTVLGISSNKPDAELDSLGKQWAQWQREAAPSRASKLNQLRAGITFRMTPTTTTPMLVITSTGDRLVSHKCSVAIATKTGAPLRVHPTSGHDLPTDEPQWLIDQVVDWERSDVRG from the coding sequence ATGAAATGGCTGCTCATCCGCGGACTCACCCGCGATGCCAGGCACTGGGGTGATTTCCCCGAGAAGTTCGCGGCCGCAATGAATACCGAGGTGCACACGATCGACCCGCCCGGGTTCGGCAGCCAGCATCACCGCACCTCCCCGGCCCGCATCGCCGCCATCACCGACGACATCCGAGCCCGCTTCGGCGAGCTGCGCGGCGCCGAGAAGTGGTCGATCATGGGGATCTCGCTGGGCGGCATGGTGACCTTGGACTGGATCGCCCGCTACCCGGGCGAATTCGAGCGCGCCGTGGTCATCAACAGTTCGGCGGGCAATACGGCCACACTGTGGGACCGTGCCCAACCCGCGTTCCTGACAAGGCTTTTCCGCAGTGTCGCGCGCGGCGAGCTCGGCGACCCCGACAAGTTCGAACGCACCGTCCTGGGCATCTCCTCGAACAAGCCAGACGCCGAACTGGATTCGCTCGGCAAGCAATGGGCGCAGTGGCAGCGCGAAGCCGCGCCCTCCCGCGCCAGCAAGCTCAATCAGCTACGCGCCGGGATCACCTTCCGGATGACTCCGACGACGACCACGCCGATGCTGGTGATCACCTCGACCGGCGATCGCCTTGTCTCCCACAAGTGTTCGGTTGCAATCGCAACAAAGACCGGCGCACCCCTGCGGGTGCATCCGACCTCGGGCCACGACCTCCCGACCGATGAGCCGCAATGGCTCATCGATCAGGTCGTCGATTGGGAGCGCAGCGACGTCAGAGGTTGA
- a CDS encoding DUF1707 domain-containing protein, with product MDITSGTRASDAERDNVVNLLARHMADGRLDLAEYDKRVAQVYATTTREDLDSVLTDLPKLSKEAPGGFAKAASARRYPIWQQIEASSWLGVSLLVLGIWAAISLGVGELTYFWPVWVIGPWGAVLAFRMLTGFESGKCHAVRR from the coding sequence ATGGACATCACCTCCGGCACCCGCGCCTCCGACGCCGAACGCGACAATGTCGTAAACCTCCTCGCCCGGCACATGGCCGACGGCCGCCTCGACCTGGCCGAATACGACAAGCGAGTGGCTCAGGTCTACGCGACCACCACCCGCGAAGACCTCGACTCGGTACTCACCGACCTGCCCAAGCTCTCCAAAGAAGCCCCCGGCGGCTTCGCCAAAGCCGCGTCCGCCCGGCGCTACCCGATCTGGCAGCAGATCGAAGCAAGCTCGTGGCTCGGCGTCAGCCTCCTGGTGCTGGGGATCTGGGCCGCCATCTCTCTCGGCGTCGGTGAGTTGACGTACTTCTGGCCAGTCTGGGTAATCGGCCCGTGGGGTGCGGTGCTGGCGTTCCGCATGCTCACCGGCTTCGAATCCGGCAAGTGTCACGCAGTGCGGCGCTGA
- a CDS encoding endonuclease/exonuclease/phosphatase family protein has protein sequence MAGAAGIALHFSRSSWRWLVFAASVAPYLMCAALVAALAFTVLRRWAGAAVAVVVTAAAVWTQLPLYVSDSGTENGPELTVMQANLLFEGADPRALVEEVRTRRVSILTVNELTPAALDDLTRIGLDQLLPYRYVSPGRTATGTGIWSAYPLTDTIEYDGYVLNQLSATATLPGTGPVTVYAFHPVPPIYGTDVWADELSRLRAILDRAPAGRPAIAGGDFNATFDHFQFRAMLSGRFHDAAEQSGAGHLVTYPTDKLYPPVVGIDHILLADAHATEVETVSLPGADHRALVARLRLASPSA, from the coding sequence GTGGCGGGCGCGGCCGGGATCGCACTGCACTTCAGCCGGTCGTCGTGGCGCTGGCTGGTTTTCGCCGCGTCGGTCGCGCCGTACCTGATGTGCGCCGCACTCGTGGCGGCGCTGGCGTTTACGGTCCTCAGGCGCTGGGCCGGGGCAGCGGTGGCGGTCGTGGTGACCGCCGCCGCGGTGTGGACCCAGCTACCGCTGTACGTCAGCGACTCGGGCACCGAGAACGGCCCCGAGCTGACGGTCATGCAAGCCAACCTGCTGTTCGAAGGTGCTGACCCGCGTGCCCTGGTCGAGGAGGTCCGCACCCGCCGCGTCAGCATCTTGACCGTCAACGAACTCACCCCGGCGGCCCTCGACGATCTCACCCGCATCGGCTTGGATCAACTCCTGCCTTACCGCTATGTCTCCCCGGGTAGAACCGCTACTGGCACCGGCATCTGGAGCGCCTACCCGCTCACCGACACCATCGAATACGACGGCTACGTCCTGAATCAACTCTCCGCCACCGCAACACTTCCCGGCACCGGCCCGGTTACCGTCTACGCCTTCCATCCGGTTCCGCCGATCTACGGCACCGACGTCTGGGCCGACGAACTTTCCCGCCTCCGCGCGATTCTCGACCGCGCCCCCGCCGGCCGACCCGCCATCGCGGGCGGCGACTTCAACGCCACCTTCGATCACTTCCAGTTCCGCGCAATGCTTTCGGGCCGCTTCCACGATGCTGCCGAACAATCCGGTGCCGGACATCTGGTCACCTATCCCACGGACAAGCTCTACCCACCCGTCGTAGGCATCGACCACATCCTCCTTGCCGACGCCCACGCCACCGAGGTGGAAACAGTCTCCCTGCCCGGCGCCGACCACCGTGCCCTGGTAGCTCGCCTCCGGCTGGCGTCCCCCTCCGCCTAG
- a CDS encoding DUF350 domain-containing protein, protein MTTLALEQDYWRLLGEGVGAIILYAIIGLALMLIGFYAIDLTTPGRLRGLVAEGKPNAIVVTAAGIISMAFIVVIAIYTSGGDLLEGLIASTVFGLIGIAAQVLSVRVLERAIGIDIGKALHADTFTPASLAVAAAHFALGLVVAFAIF, encoded by the coding sequence ATGACCACACTTGCCCTCGAGCAGGACTACTGGCGCCTGCTCGGCGAAGGCGTCGGGGCCATCATCCTGTACGCGATCATCGGCCTGGCACTGATGTTGATCGGCTTCTACGCCATCGATCTCACCACCCCGGGCCGGTTACGCGGCCTGGTCGCCGAGGGCAAGCCCAACGCCATCGTCGTCACCGCCGCGGGCATCATCAGCATGGCGTTCATCGTGGTGATCGCCATCTACACCTCCGGCGGCGACCTGCTCGAAGGCCTCATCGCCTCCACCGTCTTCGGCCTCATCGGCATTGCCGCACAGGTCCTTTCGGTGCGCGTGCTGGAGCGTGCCATCGGCATCGACATCGGCAAGGCGCTGCACGCGGATACCTTCACCCCCGCCTCCCTCGCTGTCGCGGCCGCTCATTTCGCACTTGGCCTGGTAGTTGCTTTCGCGATCTTCTGA
- a CDS encoding SDR family NAD(P)-dependent oxidoreductase gives MGTLDGKVALVSGSGRGIGREIALKLAFEGAKVVVNDLDAGPAKETLAAIDSGGGQAVSCIGSVTDEGFAERFVQTAVDEFGGLDIIVNNAGYTWDSVVQKMTDEQWDAILDVHLKAPFRILRAAQPVISGLAKQAKENGEPVPCRKVVNISSLAGTGGNAGQANYSAAKAGIIGLTKAMAKEWGRYNVTVNAVAFGMIKTRLTDAPAGGSTIDIEGKEIKVGVNPNLITAMEQMIPLGRSGTPREAAGAVYLFTLPESDYVSGQTLVCGGGFNL, from the coding sequence ATGGGAACTCTGGATGGCAAAGTCGCCCTCGTCTCCGGCTCCGGCCGCGGCATCGGCCGGGAGATCGCGCTGAAGCTGGCCTTCGAGGGCGCGAAGGTGGTGGTCAACGACCTCGACGCCGGCCCCGCCAAGGAGACCCTGGCGGCGATCGACTCCGGTGGCGGCCAAGCGGTTTCGTGCATCGGCAGCGTCACCGACGAGGGTTTCGCCGAACGCTTCGTACAAACCGCCGTCGACGAGTTCGGCGGCCTCGACATCATCGTCAACAACGCCGGCTACACCTGGGATTCGGTAGTTCAGAAGATGACCGACGAACAGTGGGACGCCATCCTCGACGTCCACCTCAAGGCACCCTTCCGCATCCTGCGCGCCGCCCAACCGGTAATCAGCGGCCTGGCCAAACAGGCAAAAGAGAACGGCGAACCGGTGCCGTGCCGCAAGGTAGTCAACATTTCCTCACTGGCAGGCACGGGCGGCAATGCGGGACAGGCGAACTACTCCGCCGCCAAAGCAGGCATCATCGGCCTCACCAAGGCAATGGCCAAAGAATGGGGCCGCTACAACGTCACCGTCAACGCCGTCGCCTTCGGCATGATCAAAACCCGCCTCACCGACGCCCCCGCCGGCGGCAGCACCATCGACATCGAAGGCAAAGAAATCAAAGTCGGCGTCAACCCGAACCTGATCACCGCCATGGAACAGATGATCCCCCTGGGCCGCAGCGGCACCCCTCGCGAGGCCGCAGGCGCCGTCTACCTCTTCACCCTCCCCGAATCCGACTACGTCAGCGGCCAAACCCTGGTCTGCGGCGGCGGCTTCAACCTCTGA
- a CDS encoding OsmC family protein, with protein MAEETPTTLWVERTGTRAYTGRSSRGAEVLIASQGVPGAFTPGELLKIALAGCSGLSADFTLSRRLGDNFDATIRVSGDADRENEVYPQLDEQFELDLSELDDATRDRLLVAVQRAIDKACTVGRTLKAGTKVNLNFDVDA; from the coding sequence ATGGCTGAAGAAACCCCGACCACCCTGTGGGTCGAACGCACAGGTACCCGGGCCTACACCGGCCGCAGCTCGCGCGGCGCGGAAGTGCTGATCGCGAGCCAGGGCGTGCCCGGCGCGTTCACCCCGGGTGAGCTGCTGAAGATCGCGCTGGCCGGCTGCTCCGGTCTGAGCGCGGACTTCACGCTCTCGCGCCGCCTCGGCGACAACTTCGACGCGACCATCCGCGTCTCCGGCGACGCCGACCGGGAGAACGAGGTCTACCCGCAGCTGGACGAGCAGTTCGAACTCGACCTCAGCGAACTCGACGACGCCACCCGGGACCGGCTGCTGGTCGCGGTGCAGCGCGCGATCGACAAGGCGTGCACCGTCGGGCGGACCCTGAAGGCGGGCACCAAGGTCAACCTGAACTTCGACGTCGACGCCTAG